The Chryseobacterium suipulveris genome window below encodes:
- a CDS encoding C40 family peptidase — MKNLGFLLILSLLSCSKTDQSNLKNQYSELIFRKKEILVSTKDSAEFSCNSNRDPSKVEKPNVISNSNKERQQIVDFAQKFLGVPYLYGSADPENGFDCSGFINYVYRHFGYEVPRSSKDFFDFGKEISVENVRKGDLLIFNGTDLNSPEIGHVGIVLNVNGTNSEFIHSSSGKANGVTVSSLSEPHYSARFVKAISVID, encoded by the coding sequence ATGAAAAATCTTGGTTTTTTATTAATCCTATCACTTCTATCCTGTTCAAAAACTGATCAGAGCAATCTGAAAAACCAATATTCTGAATTAATTTTCCGGAAGAAGGAGATTTTAGTTTCAACCAAAGATTCAGCAGAGTTTTCATGTAATTCTAACAGAGATCCATCTAAAGTTGAGAAACCAAATGTCATCAGCAATTCAAATAAAGAGCGTCAGCAAATTGTAGATTTCGCACAGAAATTTCTGGGAGTCCCCTATTTATACGGTTCTGCAGATCCTGAAAACGGTTTCGACTGTTCCGGTTTTATCAATTATGTTTATCGCCATTTCGGGTATGAAGTTCCTCGCTCTTCCAAAGATTTTTTTGATTTCGGAAAAGAGATTTCAGTTGAAAATGTTCGAAAAGGAGATTTATTGATTTTCAATGGGACGGATCTAAATTCACCGGAGATCGGACATGTGGGAATTGTCCTAAATGTAAATGGAACCAACTCCGAATTCATTCACTCATCCAGCGGAAAAGCGAATGGCGTTACAGTCTCTTCGCTTTCTGAACCACACTATTCCGCAAGATTTGTGAAAGCGATTTCGGTAATCGATTAA
- a CDS encoding YdcH family protein, whose translation MENHTLTHEFPEFVTKIGELKLNDEAFRKLYVNYEEVNALIQHYEEDGFNHTTDEHLNDLRKKRVHLKDEIYSFLMEG comes from the coding sequence ATGGAAAATCATACTTTAACCCACGAATTCCCAGAATTTGTTACAAAAATCGGGGAGCTCAAGCTGAATGACGAAGCGTTTAGAAAACTGTATGTAAATTATGAGGAAGTGAACGCGCTCATTCAGCATTACGAAGAAGACGGTTTTAACCACACAACTGATGAACACTTAAACGACCTCAGAAAAAAGAGAGTACACCTGAAAGATGAAATTTATTCGTTTCTAATGGAAGGTTAA
- a CDS encoding GLPGLI family protein, giving the protein MNKFLPFFIFIFTALNAQNQRFIYEYKFIIDSTDRSNLEKELTVLDVTSKGSEFYSYQKFKMDSLASIDAEKQQFDDSDIINTKHIYRGKINYTVSKIYPSFETYFKTFMGSNEYKVSDDRKPVWKILPEKEKIGEFHTQKAETEIFGRKWTAWFTAEIPIQDGPYKFQGLPGLILKLSDKNETHAFELKGIAKIPEKQKLKTDPRIIAPTEVVINQKQFQKLYVELRNDPGKTLRELLNQNEAVKVIGEDGKEVDIAEILRKRETQGKELRAKNNNILELDMIK; this is encoded by the coding sequence ATGAACAAATTCCTCCCATTCTTTATTTTCATTTTCACTGCATTAAACGCACAAAACCAGCGCTTCATTTACGAATACAAATTCATCATCGACTCAACCGACCGAAGCAATTTGGAGAAAGAACTTACGGTTCTGGATGTGACTTCAAAAGGTTCGGAGTTTTACAGTTACCAGAAATTCAAGATGGATTCCCTTGCTTCCATCGACGCGGAAAAACAACAGTTCGATGATTCCGATATCATTAACACCAAACATATTTACCGCGGGAAAATCAATTATACAGTATCGAAAATTTATCCTTCGTTTGAGACTTATTTCAAAACTTTTATGGGTTCCAACGAATACAAGGTTTCCGACGACAGAAAACCTGTCTGGAAGATTCTACCCGAAAAAGAAAAAATTGGGGAGTTTCACACTCAAAAAGCAGAAACTGAAATCTTCGGTCGAAAGTGGACGGCTTGGTTTACCGCAGAAATCCCGATTCAGGATGGTCCGTATAAGTTTCAAGGTTTACCTGGATTGATATTAAAACTTTCCGACAAAAATGAAACCCACGCTTTTGAGCTTAAAGGGATCGCTAAAATTCCGGAAAAGCAAAAATTGAAAACCGACCCACGAATAATAGCTCCAACCGAAGTCGTCATTAATCAGAAACAGTTCCAAAAATTGTATGTTGAACTTAGAAACGATCCCGGAAAAACGTTGCGTGAACTTTTGAACCAAAATGAAGCGGTAAAAGTGATCGGCGAAGACGGAAAGGAAGTGGACATCGCTGAAATCCTTAGAAAGCGGGAAACTCAGGGAAAAGAACTGAGGGCAAAAAACAATAATATTCTGGAGTTGGATATGATTAAATAA
- a CDS encoding M56 family metallopeptidase, whose product METIFIYFGKVILCSGVMFLYYRLFLKDRTFHHYNRFYLLSVLVVSILIPLLKVNYFTLEVNSNIYLILNKLQSINSENSQNHDLLYLQHIALAFGLVAVFFLTKLIFGLIKIHRFKKQFPQENFEGIHFYQTNLEEAPFSFFRNLFWKNSIHLHSDLGRQILKHEMVHIEQKHSWDKILVEITTSLFWFNPFFYLVKKEINLVHEYLADKKAIKNSDTKAFAQMLLASHFSGKQLPATSPFLNSNLKKRLKMLKKSKTKYGYARKIFALPLLFAIGFVYLVNAKNREIKETNREIEKLVTELKVDQSNQIFTQDTISPKKFSEPQTINLDSANGKIGYVEEETGLHKDKIELYKENPDVFVDREKIRKEIDAKRKEIEPHREAMRLKETEAKKISEELRKKGEEFRELAKKKDFDNPKLKRLEKQMNELGSKIDGIFKSDEYQKNLKSLESKYSDLDRVYANADKYFFSQKEFEEMLKQTNTKVIHFDDLVNSPQFKEIIRNSEFTAKSAEQMAKLAEQASKDAEKLVNSKAFKQSIEDSKKAAELAAKNASLFGKSNIIILNGTGKSIATDDEIKIFLDGKPITKSEMNRFPSDKIERMEVNKKGFNGNANSEIRIYTRK is encoded by the coding sequence ATGGAAACCATTTTCATCTATTTCGGTAAAGTTATTTTATGCTCCGGTGTAATGTTTCTGTACTATCGGTTGTTTCTTAAAGACAGGACTTTCCACCACTATAACCGCTTCTATTTGCTGTCGGTTCTGGTGGTCAGCATTTTAATTCCTTTGCTGAAAGTGAACTATTTTACACTTGAGGTAAACAGTAATATTTATTTAATATTAAACAAGTTGCAAAGTATTAACTCTGAAAATTCCCAAAATCATGATTTACTTTATCTTCAACATATTGCTCTCGCTTTTGGACTGGTTGCTGTCTTTTTTCTGACTAAACTAATTTTCGGTCTAATTAAAATCCATCGGTTCAAAAAACAGTTTCCGCAGGAAAACTTTGAGGGGATCCATTTTTACCAAACCAACTTAGAAGAAGCGCCGTTCTCGTTTTTCAGAAACCTGTTCTGGAAGAACTCCATCCACCTCCATTCCGATTTGGGAAGACAGATCCTGAAACACGAAATGGTCCATATCGAGCAAAAACATTCCTGGGACAAAATTCTGGTAGAAATCACCACTTCCCTGTTTTGGTTCAACCCGTTTTTCTACCTTGTTAAAAAAGAAATCAACCTTGTCCACGAATACCTCGCCGACAAGAAAGCCATAAAAAACTCGGACACGAAAGCATTTGCGCAGATGCTTTTGGCAAGTCACTTTTCCGGAAAACAGTTGCCTGCAACGAGTCCGTTCCTTAATTCCAACCTAAAAAAAAGACTGAAAATGCTCAAAAAATCAAAAACAAAATACGGTTATGCGCGAAAGATTTTTGCATTGCCGCTGCTCTTCGCGATCGGTTTCGTGTATTTGGTAAATGCGAAAAATAGAGAAATAAAGGAAACGAACCGCGAAATTGAAAAGCTCGTAACTGAATTAAAAGTTGATCAATCAAATCAAATCTTCACACAGGACACAATTTCTCCCAAGAAATTTAGCGAACCTCAAACAATCAATTTGGATTCAGCAAATGGAAAAATCGGTTATGTGGAAGAAGAAACCGGTTTGCACAAAGATAAAATTGAACTGTACAAAGAAAATCCAGACGTTTTCGTCGATAGAGAAAAAATCAGAAAGGAAATCGATGCAAAAAGAAAAGAAATCGAGCCCCACCGTGAAGCGATGAGATTAAAGGAAACCGAAGCAAAAAAAATCAGCGAGGAACTCCGCAAAAAGGGTGAAGAATTCCGCGAACTTGCCAAGAAAAAGGATTTCGACAACCCGAAATTGAAGCGTCTGGAAAAGCAGATGAACGAACTTGGCAGCAAAATTGACGGCATCTTCAAATCCGACGAATACCAGAAAAATCTGAAATCTTTAGAAAGCAAATATAGCGATTTGGATAGAGTTTACGCCAATGCCGATAAATATTTCTTTAGCCAAAAAGAGTTTGAAGAAATGCTGAAGCAAACAAACACGAAAGTGATCCACTTTGACGATTTGGTGAACTCTCCACAGTTTAAGGAAATAATCAGGAATTCTGAATTCACTGCAAAAAGTGCAGAACAAATGGCTAAACTTGCAGAGCAAGCTTCTAAGGACGCAGAAAAGCTCGTGAATTCAAAAGCATTCAAACAAAGTATCGAAGACTCAAAAAAAGCTGCGGAACTCGCCGCGAAAAATGCTTCCCTATTCGGAAAATCAAACATCATCATTCTTAACGGTACGGGAAAAAGTATTGCAACGGACGATGAAATCAAAATCTTCCTCGACGGGAAACCGATTACAAAATCAGAAATGAACAGATTTCCATCCGACAAAATCGAAAGAATGGAAGTGAACAAAAAAGGATTTAACGGCAATGCAAATTCAGAGATTCGTATTTACACTAGAAAATAA
- a CDS encoding BlaI/MecI/CopY family transcriptional regulator — protein sequence MKIQQLTKAEEQVMQYLWDLEKAFLKDILEKFPEPKPHTNTVSTILKVLKEKDFVDYKVFGRQHEYFALISKDKYSGKSIKSLVKNYFEGSYKNAVSFLVEKNEMSVEDLEMLLNELKEPSGKSQEPSKKSQDSSSKQ from the coding sequence ATGAAAATCCAGCAACTCACCAAAGCAGAAGAACAGGTTATGCAGTATTTATGGGATCTTGAAAAAGCTTTCCTGAAAGACATCCTCGAGAAATTCCCCGAACCGAAACCCCATACCAACACTGTTTCTACTATTTTAAAGGTATTAAAGGAAAAGGATTTTGTAGACTACAAAGTTTTCGGGAGGCAGCACGAATATTTCGCACTGATCTCTAAAGATAAATACAGCGGAAAATCGATCAAGAGTTTGGTGAAAAACTACTTTGAAGGTTCCTACAAAAATGCGGTCTCCTTCCTTGTCGAGAAAAACGAGATGAGTGTGGAAGATTTGGAAATGTTGCTGAATGAATTGAAAGAACCAAGTGGAAAGAGCCAAGAGCCAAGTAAGAAGAGCCAAGATTCGAGTTCAAAACAATAA
- a CDS encoding ferritin, whose protein sequence is MNTKRLSTKMEKALSDQMNVEDLQSHVYLSYGIWATDKGYQGIGNFLFRHAQEERNHAIKFMRYILDRGGKPVITAIPKPGADPKSLTDCFNKVFKHEVDNTTAIYKLVDLALEEKDWATWNFLQWFVKEQIEEETLAMDLIDKLKIAGGDQATDESLFTLDKTLESAPDDAEDARNATAENP, encoded by the coding sequence ATGAACACAAAAAGACTTTCCACCAAAATGGAAAAAGCACTGAGCGACCAAATGAATGTTGAAGATTTGCAGTCGCATGTTTATCTTTCCTACGGAATTTGGGCGACCGATAAAGGTTACCAAGGAATCGGGAATTTCCTTTTCCGTCATGCGCAGGAAGAGCGCAACCATGCCATCAAGTTTATGCGTTATATTCTCGACAGGGGAGGAAAACCGGTCATCACTGCAATTCCGAAACCGGGAGCTGATCCGAAAAGTTTAACCGATTGTTTTAATAAAGTCTTCAAACACGAAGTTGATAACACCACCGCGATCTACAAACTCGTGGATTTGGCACTGGAAGAAAAAGATTGGGCAACCTGGAATTTCCTGCAATGGTTTGTGAAAGAACAGATCGAGGAAGAAACTTTGGCAATGGACCTGATCGACAAGCTGAAAATCGCAGGAGGAGACCAAGCGACCGACGAATCGCTTTTCACGCTCGACAAAACTTTGGAAAGCGCTCCGGATGACGCCGAAGATGCGAGAAATGCGACCGCGGAAAATCCGTAA
- a CDS encoding ATP-binding protein, with protein MKKRLLFCFLVVCQFYLAQDTDTVFTNLDKEKVAAKKITLYSHYIDILKTKDVSKSLKLSSKAIAFAKEQKDPISEADFIRLRGLTHYLGGNLDSANNYYHRSLSILESHSDSKQLANLYNNLGQLNRKIQNYPKSIEYYDKSMQIFTSIKDDEGIATIYNESGVVYEYMKNYEEAKSRYIKSLNIQKKRGDLVGQGYSLEFIGGVSMLQKKYAEAEKYLTESLSIRKKTKDNFAIALNYNVLGHLFLEKKEYRTAAENFIKSNQIATTIPYMDLMRDNYLQLSNVDKEIGNYKGAYENQELFVQYNDSIFTAEKMKQIEEISVKYETEKKDKEILIHKSKIFKRNVALLSLSGLLIFGFGYYKNFRHRQKIKFQKEILHQQDLATKAAMSAEDNERKRMAMHLHDGVGQMLNATNMNLQVLEEYQNNKEGFEMVMNKTRNILTDAMTEVRTLSHQIMPNMLVKNSLSNALRELIDKSNSPKLHINLTIDGLQEDLAENVQIVMFRIIQECINNTIKHANASEIDIAVKQDSNEISASFRDNGRGFDPTLYQSKSEGMGLENIKSRIEFLKGYFQLDSEKSKGTSITVKIPI; from the coding sequence ATGAAAAAACGCTTACTATTTTGTTTTTTGGTAGTTTGCCAATTCTATTTAGCTCAAGATACGGATACTGTTTTTACAAACCTTGATAAAGAAAAAGTTGCCGCCAAAAAAATAACTCTCTATAGCCATTATATTGACATTCTTAAAACTAAGGATGTTTCAAAGTCCCTAAAACTATCAAGCAAGGCAATTGCGTTCGCAAAAGAGCAGAAGGATCCAATTTCAGAGGCGGACTTTATTAGACTTAGAGGGCTGACTCATTACCTCGGTGGCAATCTCGACAGTGCCAATAATTATTACCATCGGTCGCTTTCTATTCTCGAAAGCCATAGCGACAGCAAGCAGCTTGCAAACCTTTATAACAATTTGGGACAACTCAATAGAAAAATCCAGAACTATCCTAAATCAATCGAATATTATGACAAATCCATGCAAATATTTACGAGTATTAAGGATGACGAAGGTATTGCCACCATCTACAATGAAAGTGGTGTGGTTTACGAATACATGAAGAATTACGAGGAAGCCAAATCCCGATACATAAAATCGCTGAATATCCAGAAAAAAAGAGGGGATTTGGTAGGACAGGGTTACTCTCTCGAGTTCATCGGGGGCGTTAGTATGCTGCAGAAAAAGTATGCGGAAGCCGAAAAATACCTCACGGAGTCATTGAGTATCAGGAAAAAAACAAAGGACAATTTTGCGATAGCGCTCAACTACAATGTATTGGGGCATCTTTTTCTCGAAAAAAAAGAGTACCGAACCGCTGCGGAAAATTTCATAAAAAGCAATCAGATTGCCACGACTATTCCGTACATGGATTTAATGAGAGACAATTACTTGCAGCTCTCGAATGTCGATAAAGAAATAGGTAATTATAAGGGAGCTTACGAAAACCAGGAGCTTTTCGTACAATATAATGACAGCATCTTCACCGCTGAAAAAATGAAGCAGATTGAAGAAATCTCGGTGAAATATGAAACGGAAAAAAAAGACAAAGAAATCCTTATTCACAAATCGAAAATTTTCAAGAGGAACGTCGCCCTGCTTTCGTTGTCAGGTCTTTTAATTTTCGGTTTCGGCTACTATAAAAACTTTAGGCACCGCCAGAAAATAAAATTCCAGAAAGAAATCCTACACCAGCAGGATTTGGCGACGAAGGCCGCAATGAGCGCGGAAGACAATGAACGGAAAAGAATGGCAATGCACCTGCACGACGGAGTCGGGCAAATGCTCAACGCAACAAATATGAATCTTCAGGTATTGGAAGAATACCAAAACAACAAGGAGGGTTTCGAAATGGTGATGAACAAAACAAGAAATATCCTTACCGACGCAATGACTGAAGTGCGGACACTTTCGCACCAGATTATGCCAAACATGCTAGTGAAAAACAGTCTTAGCAATGCACTTAGAGAGCTAATCGACAAAAGCAATTCGCCGAAACTACACATTAATCTTACTATCGACGGACTACAAGAAGACCTCGCAGAAAATGTTCAGATTGTGATGTTCCGCATAATACAGGAATGCATCAATAACACCATCAAACATGCAAATGCCTCCGAAATTGACATTGCCGTAAAACAAGATTCCAATGAAATATCCGCATCATTCCGCGACAACGGCAGAGGATTCGATCCGACTTTATACCAGTCGAAATCTGAGGGAATGGGATTGGAAAACATTAAATCAAGAATTGAATTTCTGAAAGGGTATTTCCAGCTGGACAGCGAAAAATCGAAAGGCACCTCTATTACCGTAAAAATCCCCATATAA
- a CDS encoding SUMF1/EgtB/PvdO family nonheme iron enzyme, which produces MKTRKLLVRALYSAAFSLFATAMQANNLQISGTSVDTTTGEVTFNIKWDNSWRTNIAPANHDAVWVFIKYQDCTDKLWKHANLSVTSADHSAASPLKVDAVTDGKGAFVYRSANGGGNIGNTSVTLKLNIAGANYANLNFKVFGVEMVNIPQGSFTVGDGASTSAFTQYTVLNENALTSSTIGTGNAAPAAFPKGYKAFYSMKYEITQEQYVDFLNTLTYGQQARRSVASPDGAVGTFAFANTYRNGIKIKVPGNNAAVPAVYGCDLTANDFDDLNDGQNIAMNHLSWGDLTAYLDWAALRPMTEMEFEKITRGPLAPVANEYAWGTTTLNGFTAAMLQNANSPNEGLSVVASGRANYGLCSGWGAGGTYSNPVKVGFTATASSGRESAAAAYYGVMEMSGNAVELAISAKTAGGSTFTGVLGDGQLSTTTATDGDSDQANWPDNTGAIERGGGFFVACGTVFNNTNSSTLRISDRSSGALGAARSLNYGGRGVR; this is translated from the coding sequence ATGAAAACAAGAAAATTACTTGTGAGAGCACTTTACAGTGCAGCGTTCTCGTTATTTGCCACAGCGATGCAGGCAAATAACCTGCAAATCAGCGGGACATCTGTAGATACAACTACAGGAGAAGTTACCTTTAACATTAAGTGGGACAACAGCTGGCGCACCAATATCGCACCGGCAAACCACGACGCAGTTTGGGTATTCATCAAATATCAGGACTGTACCGACAAGCTTTGGAAACACGCAAATCTTAGTGTGACTTCGGCAGATCATTCCGCAGCTTCGCCGTTAAAGGTGGATGCGGTTACCGATGGAAAAGGAGCGTTTGTTTACCGCAGCGCAAACGGTGGCGGAAATATCGGGAATACTTCCGTAACCTTGAAGCTCAACATCGCGGGAGCCAACTATGCAAATCTCAACTTTAAAGTTTTTGGGGTGGAAATGGTGAACATTCCACAGGGAAGTTTTACAGTGGGTGATGGTGCTTCAACCAGTGCATTTACCCAATATACCGTGCTCAATGAAAATGCGCTTACCTCATCGACAATCGGGACAGGGAATGCCGCACCTGCAGCTTTTCCAAAAGGTTACAAAGCTTTCTACAGCATGAAGTACGAAATCACCCAGGAGCAGTATGTGGATTTCCTGAACACGCTTACTTACGGACAGCAGGCGAGAAGATCTGTTGCAAGTCCAGACGGAGCGGTGGGAACTTTTGCGTTCGCAAATACGTACAGAAACGGTATCAAGATTAAAGTACCGGGAAACAACGCAGCGGTTCCTGCGGTTTATGGATGTGATTTAACAGCGAACGATTTTGATGATTTAAATGATGGTCAGAACATTGCAATGAACCATTTAAGTTGGGGTGATCTTACCGCATATCTGGACTGGGCAGCACTACGACCAATGACAGAAATGGAATTTGAAAAAATCACACGTGGTCCTTTAGCTCCCGTTGCGAACGAATATGCATGGGGTACAACTACTCTTAACGGTTTTACAGCTGCAATGTTACAGAATGCGAATTCACCAAATGAAGGATTGTCAGTCGTTGCAAGTGGAAGAGCAAATTACGGACTGTGTTCTGGTTGGGGAGCAGGAGGAACTTATTCAAACCCTGTTAAAGTCGGTTTTACCGCTACCGCATCTTCAGGAAGAGAGTCCGCGGCGGCGGCTTATTACGGTGTAATGGAAATGAGTGGTAATGCAGTCGAATTGGCAATTTCTGCCAAAACAGCTGGTGGAAGTACATTTACAGGTGTATTAGGTGATGGGCAATTATCAACTACTACCGCAACCGATGGCGATTCCGATCAGGCAAACTGGCCAGATAATACTGGAGCAATTGAAAGAGGAGGAGGATTTTTTGTAGCTTGTGGTACTGTCTTTAACAATACTAACTCATCAACATTAAGAATATCTGATCGATCTTCTGGAGCATTGGGTGCTGCAAGAAGCTTGAATTATGGTGGTCGCGGTGTGAGATAA
- a CDS encoding Ig-like domain-containing protein, whose protein sequence is MKTIISTTKTAVLGFVLLFSSFLKAQDEAYAYRGGIADGHTMEAVENNTCGTPFHQFAYFGGIGDGSSFELLENSPCTATPFHQFAYYGGNGDGYALEFMRVCPVTPPAPVIGASSDNICLNQTVTFSDTSNTAVIWKWTFPGGTLVAPSTINSKNPVVRYTTAGTYSVTLEATNADGTSTVTETNFITVNATASITATTPGSRCGAGSVTISATPNTGTVKWYNAATGGTLLFTGNSFNTPSISTTTTYYAEAFNGCVSATRTAVTATINTVPTITGTGSTSCTGGTFTLTATPSAGTVSWYDAASGGNLLGTGTVFNTPNITATTSYYAETSTATCTSTRIEVKAVVNNTAAPTGDATQVLCGPKTLADLVVTGTAIKWYDAATGGNLLPPSTPIVYGTTYYASQTANGCESASRLAVTVEACLATSNVGGREAVLYPNPVSDILNVKYPSEIASIEIYSMTGQLISKHHENSSHYRMNVQKLTSGVYLLKVHTKDGKTETYKIIKK, encoded by the coding sequence ATGAAGACAATCATATCAACCACAAAAACAGCGGTGCTGGGTTTCGTCTTACTGTTTTCATCTTTCCTGAAAGCTCAGGATGAAGCGTACGCCTACCGCGGAGGAATTGCGGACGGACACACGATGGAAGCCGTGGAAAACAACACCTGCGGAACTCCGTTCCACCAGTTTGCCTATTTCGGCGGGATTGGTGACGGGAGCTCCTTTGAACTGCTCGAAAACTCACCGTGTACAGCAACTCCGTTTCATCAGTTTGCTTACTACGGCGGCAACGGCGACGGTTATGCTCTGGAATTTATGAGGGTGTGTCCGGTAACGCCGCCTGCTCCGGTGATCGGTGCGAGTTCAGACAATATCTGCCTGAACCAGACGGTAACTTTCAGCGATACATCGAATACCGCGGTTATCTGGAAATGGACTTTCCCAGGAGGAACATTGGTGGCGCCATCAACCATTAACAGCAAAAATCCGGTAGTGAGATACACCACTGCAGGAACCTACTCTGTAACTTTGGAGGCGACGAATGCAGATGGAACATCCACGGTAACAGAAACCAACTTCATTACCGTAAATGCAACTGCATCTATTACTGCGACTACGCCCGGATCAAGATGTGGAGCAGGAAGTGTCACTATTTCTGCAACGCCGAACACGGGAACCGTAAAATGGTATAATGCGGCAACTGGAGGTACATTACTGTTTACAGGAAATTCCTTCAACACGCCGAGTATCAGTACGACTACAACGTATTATGCTGAAGCATTCAACGGATGCGTATCTGCGACCAGAACGGCGGTAACTGCGACAATCAATACTGTGCCTACAATCACCGGAACCGGCTCTACAAGCTGCACCGGAGGAACATTTACGCTCACTGCGACACCAAGCGCGGGAACCGTAAGTTGGTACGATGCAGCATCCGGCGGAAACCTTCTGGGAACAGGAACAGTTTTCAACACACCTAATATTACCGCAACCACAAGTTACTATGCAGAAACTTCCACAGCAACGTGTACTTCGACAAGGATTGAAGTGAAGGCAGTAGTGAACAATACCGCCGCTCCAACAGGAGATGCAACCCAGGTATTGTGCGGACCTAAAACGCTTGCCGATTTGGTAGTAACCGGAACAGCCATCAAGTGGTACGACGCGGCAACCGGAGGAAATCTTCTGCCGCCTTCAACGCCAATTGTTTATGGCACTACCTATTACGCATCGCAGACTGCAAACGGATGTGAAAGTGCATCAAGATTAGCGGTGACCGTAGAAGCTTGCTTGGCAACTTCAAACGTAGGTGGAAGAGAGGCGGTGCTTTATCCGAACCCGGTATCCGATATTTTAAATGTGAAATATCCATCGGAGATTGCAAGCATAGAAATCTACAGCATGACCGGACAGTTGATTTCAAAACATCATGAGAATTCGTCTCACTACAGAATGAATGTGCAAAAACTTACTTCAGGCGTTTACCTGTTGAAAGTTCATACTAAAGACGGCAAAACCGAGACGTATAAAATCATCAAGAAGTAG